The nucleotide sequence AAGGCGGACAAGAAAAGTGCAGTACTCGCCGGGAACATTGGACAGGTTGCTTCAGAGGTAGTGCAGGAAGCGCAGCCGAAGGACCATGTAATCATTGAATTGTCGTCTTTTCAACTGCTTGGCATAGACAAGTTCCGCCCACATATTGCGATTATTACTAATTTGTATGAGGCTCATCTTGATTACCATGGAACGAAGGAAGAATATGCGCAAGCAAAGTTAAATATCACGAAGAACCAGACAGAGAATGATTTTTTGATAGTGAATGCGGACCAGGAGCATTTGCTACAGCTTACAGAAAAGACGGAAGCAGCACTCGTCCCTTTTTCGACAAAGGAAATGAAAGCAACAGGTGCATGTGTGCAGGATAAGTATATAGTCTTTCGAGGCGAAAAAATTATAGCTCTTGCAGAGGTTGCCCTGCCAGGTGCTCATAATTTAGAGAATATCCTGGCAGCTGTGTCTGCAGCTAAATTGGCTGGGGTGACGAACGAAGCGATTAAGGAAGTGCTGACTACTTTTTCTGGTGTAAGACATCGAACACAATTTGTTCGCGAATGGAACGGCCGGAAATTTTATAACGATTCAAAAGCAACCAATACGCTTGCTACCAAAAGCGCGTTGGCCGCATTTGACCAGCCGATCGTGTTACTGGCAGGCGGATTGGACAGAGGGAATGGATTCGATGATTTAATTCCGTATATGAAGAATGTAAAGGCATTAATTACGTTTGGCGAAACAGCAGGAAAGCTTTCGGAAACAGCCGAAAGGGCTGGGGTAGAGAAAGTGGTAAAAACGGAAAATATGCAGCAGGCTGTGCGAGCGGCCTATGAGTCTTCCGCGGAAGGAGACATCATTTTATTGTCACCGGCTTGTGCGAGCTGGGATCAATATAAAACTTTTGAGCAGCGTGGAGATATATTTATCGAAGCTGTGCATACATTGAAATAAAGAGCTTGTCTTCTTAAGCAAATTGTCGGGGCATGCTCTGGATTCTTGAATTAGAGGTGTATGCCATTGCCGGTAAAAAAATTTGCTCCTGATTACGTCCTGCTAATTTTAATTTCAGTTCTGCTCACTATTGGGATCACCATGGTGTACAGTGCAAGCGAAATATGGGCTGAATACAAATTTCATGACGCGTTCTTTTTTGCTAAAAGGCAACTTTTATTCGCGGTTGTTGGATTTGTTGCCATGATTACCATTATGAACGTGGAGTATTGGACATGGCGCCGCTTTTCAAAATCAGCATTGATTGTCTGTTTTGTTCTGCTGATCCTTGTGTTAATACCGGGGGTTGGGATGGTAAGGAACGGCTCTCAAAGCTGGATCGGAGCAGGGGCATTTTCTATTCAGCCTTCCGAATTTATGAAGCTGGCGATGATTATCTTTTTAGCTGGGTATTTATCAGAAAACCAAAAGCATATGATTTATTTTAGAAAAGGACTGCTGCCGGCGCTTGGTCTGGCCTTTACTGCTTTTGGATTAATTATGCTGCAGCCGGATCTCGGAACAGGAACGGTCATGATAGGAACGTGTCTTGTGATGATTTTTTTATCCGGTGCTCGGATTTTTCACTTTGCTCTTATGGGGTTCGCTGGAATTGCTGGTTTTGCAGCGTTGGTGTTGTCAGCGCCTTACCGAATCAAGCGGATTACCTCCTTTCTGGATCCGTGGTCGGATCCGTTAGGAAGTGGGTTTCAAATTATTCAATCGCTTTATGCCATTGGACCTGGAGGACTGTTTGGTCTTGGGATCGGTGGAAGCCGTCAGAAATATTATTACTTGCCCGAGCCGCAAACTGATTTTATTTTTGCGATATTAGCAGAGGAGCTTGGTTTTATCGGAGGGATTTTCACCCTCTTGCTCTTCTCATTGCTCTTTTGGCGGGGCATCAGGATTGCTCTTAATGCCCCTGATTTATTTGGCAGTTTCCTTGCAGCGGGGATTATTTCGATGCTGGCCATACAAGTCATCATTAATATCGGTGTAGTCACCGGCTTGATGCCTGTCACTGGTATTACTCTCCCTTTCTTGAGCTATGGAGGGTCGTCTTTAACGCTCATGCTCGCAGCGTTTGGTATTTTACTTAACATCAGCCGCTACGCCAAACGTTAAAAGCGCCTTCTGTCAGATCAGCTGCTAATTTTTTAAGGTATATTATCCCTACGACAGCTTGAAACCTGATTATTCAGGTTTCTTTTTTTTTTGAAAAACCTTGATTTTAACCTGATATCATTTGATTCTCGCTATCTATTGATTTAATATGAGATTGCATTAAGTGAAATCGACAAGAATAAGATTATTGCTTGAGTCAGAAATGTAACAATTAGGTGAGAATTGCTACATTTTTTTTGTTTCCTTTTCAAATAAGCAAAGTTATATTTATATAATGGGTGATTGTAGTATGATAAAGGACAGCGACCTATCTCTGCTTTTATGGAGAGAAGGCAAGAAACCTTTTGATTTAACGATACATACACTTATAGAAACAAGACGTGCAGTGATTAATTTGAGGTGAAAAGAAAATGAAAATAGTGGTCAGCGGCGGAGGAACTGGTGGACATATTTATCCAGCTCTCGCCCTTATAAGGACAATAAAAGAAAAATATCCTGAAACTTCATTTTTGTATATCGGTACGGAAAAGGGTTTGGAATCTAAACTCGTCACGAGAGAAGATATTCCGTTTCGCTCCATTGAGATAACAGGATTTAAACGCAGCCTTTCCATGGAGAATGTAAAAACAGTAATGCGCTTTCTAAAAGGTGTAAAAGAATGTAAAAGAATGATAAAAGAATTTAAGCCTGATGCTGTGATTGGTACGGGTGGATACGTATGCGGGCCTGTCGTCTATGCTGCTGCCAAGCTCGGCATTCCGACCGTTATTCACGAGCAAAATAGCGTACCTGGGCTGACGAATAAGTTTTTGAGCAAATATGTAGATAAGGTAGCTATCTGTTTTGAGGAGGCAGGCAGCTTTTTTCCTGAAAACAAAGTGGTGCTAACCGGAAATCCGCGCGCTTCAGAAGTCGCCAACGCCAAGCGGTCTAATGCTTTAAAAAACTTGGGTTTATCTGAGAAAGAGAAAACTGTGCTCATTTTCGGAGGCAGCAGGGGCGCGCGTCCGATTAATGAAGCCGTTGTGGAGTCGCTTGCCCAATTCGCTGACAGGCCCTATCAAGTTCTCTATATAACAGGTGAGGTCCATTTTGAGCAAGTTCAAAAAGAAGCGGAAGCTGCAGGCAAGCCTGAAAATGTAGTCGTCGTCCCATTTATTCATAACATGCCTGAGGTACTCGTTGAATGCGACCTTGTTGTTTCAAGAGCCGGAGCTACCACCTTAGCTGAACTAACCGCTCTTGGTGTTCCCAGCATACTCATACCGAGTCCGTACGTGACAAATAATCACCAGGAGAAAAACGCCCGTTCACTGACAGACCATGGGGCTGCTATCATGCTTGGAGAAAAAGAGCTGACTTCCGACTCGCTGCTAAAAAATCTTGATAATGTTTTGTTAAATGAAGATGAATGGCATCGAATGAAGGAAGCTGCAGCTCATTTAGGCATTAAAGACGCATCAGAGCGGTTGTTCGCAGTCATGCTTGAGCTAGCCAATAAATAACAAATGAACAATTTCTAAACGCAGAATTAATAGGAAGTAAATAAAAGAGTGGTTTTTTCTTTTATCCTCTTTCTCTCTGCATTACAATAAGTGTAATAGGGGGATGCGGCATAGATGTTTAGCCGCTCTTCTACTTATTATTTAATCGGACAGATCGGTGAACCTGGAGGAAAGGATATGGAAAAAGGAAAAATCGTCTCCATTGAAGAGAGAATTCCAAAGCTGAAAAAGTTGAGAAAAAGAAAAACAAACCGGCGGCTCATCTTCATTATTTCCTTGTTTTTCCTGATCGTATTGGCTGTTGGTTACCTTCAGTCGCCACTCAGCAAAGTTTCATCTATTAAAGTAGAAGGAAACGAGCTGTCCTCAAATGCTGACATCATTGCCCAAAGCGGCATTAAAGAAGGAGACAGCATCTGGAAAGTAGGAATGAACCGATCAGAGAAAAAACTTGAAAGTGATCCGAAAATTCATCAGGCCGATGTGTCAATTGTTTTTCCTAACAAATTAAAAATCTCTGTGAAAGAACAACAAAAGCTCGCTTATCTGGCAAAAGGGAAAAAACTATTCCCAGTGTTGAACAATGGAACAATACTCAGAGACGCAGCAGACGGCACACCTGAACAATTACCAGTTCTGTATGGTTTCAAGTCGGGCAAAGAATTGAGTCGGCTGATGAGATCATTGGAAAAGTTGCCGAGTGAAATAGTAAATTCCATCTCAGAAATTTACTATGCGCCTAAAAAAACGGACTCTCTTCATATTCAACTATTCATGAACGATGGATTTGAGGTTTCAGCCACCCTTAAAACCTTTTCTGACAAGATGGTTTATTACCCCGCGATTGTCAGCCAGCTTGATCCCAACGTCAAAGGGATTATTGATTTGGAAGTGGGCTCATACTTTAAAGCCTATGACTCAGAAAAAGGAAAAAAGGCTGAAGAACCAACCCCTCAACAGTAATTGTAACTATCTCGAATTTAAAAGGTCAATTAGTTAATGGTAAAAAATGTTTGAAATCCCTTTATTTAGAAGGAAACAATCGCTTTCTTTCAGTAAAATTGGCTTTTCTAGGGTCGCAACTTGGTGTAGACTTGTAGATAGCGGTTCTGTAACACTTTAGATATTTTTTATCTTTAACAGTTTTCCAATTAATCTATGAAAAAAGCAAAATAACAAAAAATATTAAATTTTAAAAGGGAATTATGTTGAAAATGACGAATGTTTTCTATTATATAAATAATTCGACCAAAAGAGAAAAAATTGTTGTTCGGACAATGAGTTTTTCAGAGCCAAGGGAGGTGCCACAGAATGAACAGCAATGAAGTATTAGTAAGTCTTGACATCGGTACGTCCGCTATAAAGGTAATAATTGGTGAGATGGTAAATGAATCGTTAAATATTATCGGTGTCGGGAACGTAAAATCGAAAGGAATTCGAAAGGGTTCAGTCGTAGACATTGATGAAACCGTTCATTCAATAAAAAAAGCAATTGAACAGGCAGAAAGAATGGTAGGAATAGAAATTAAACAGGTGGTTGTCGGCATCGCCGGCAATCATGCTCTTCTACAGCCATGCAGTGGGGTAGTGGCTGTCTCTAGTGAAAACCGAGAAATTACTGATGTGGATGTAGCCAGAGTCATCGATGCGTCACAGGTAATGTCTATTCCTCCAGACCGGGAGATTATCAATGTGATCCCAAAGCAATTTATCGTGGATGGTTTAGATGAAATTACTGATCCGCGCGGTATGATTGGCGTCCGGCTGGAAATGGAAGGAATCATTGTTACAGGCTCTAAGACCTTTTTACATAATACATTACGTTGTGTAGAGCGTGCTGGTCTTGAAATAATGGACATTGTTTTTCAACCGCTGGCAGCGGGAGAAGTTGCTTTATCGAAAGATGAGCAAAATTTAGGAACTGTTCTTATTGACATTGGAGGAGGATCTACTACTGTAGCCGCATTCAGTCAAGGGAATATAAGGGCAACAGCCGTCTTTCCAATTGGCGGCGACCATATTACAAAAGATTTATCTATTGGATTACGGACGACTACTGAAGATGCAGAGCAAATTAAATTAAAGCATGGGCATGCTTTTTATGACATGGCCTCTGAAGAAGAAGTGTTTAGTGTTCCTATTATTGGCAGTGATCAGCATCAGCAATTTAGTCAATTGGAGATCTCCGATATTATCGAAGCGAGATTAGAAGAAATATTTGAGATGATTCTTGACGAGTTAAGACATCAGGGGGTACAGGATGTGCCTGGTGGATTTGTTTTAACGGGCGGAACATCCGCTCTACCAGGAATACTGGATTTAGCTCAAGATGTTTTCCAAAACCGCGTTCGCATGGCGATTCCTGATTATATTGGAGTAAGGGAGCCGCAATATACGGCATCGGTTGGCTTAATCAAATATGCTTATAAAAACGCTAAATTGCAAGGAAGAAAAGTTAATGCTGTCCAAGAACCAATTATGGTGCCTGAATCGCGGCATGAAGAACCTTTGCCGCCTAAAAAAGCAAAGCCTGAGAAGCAGCCGGAACAGAAGCTGACTTCAAGAGTAAAGAAGTTTTTCGGATACTTTTTCGAAGAATAAGTCATCGTAGAGAAATAACGACGAATTAGGAGGATTTGTCATGTTGGAGTTTGATACTAATTTAGATTCATTAGCGACTATAAAAGTTATTGGCGTAGGCGGCGGCGGAAACAATGCTGTTAACCGTATGATCGAACACGGGGTGCAAGGGGTTGAATTTATTGCGGTTAATACCGATGCCCAAGCACTTAATCTATCAAAAGCTGAAGTGAAAATGCAGATCGGTTCAAAGCTTACACGTGGACTAGGTGCAGGTGCAAATCCGGAAGTAGGAAAGAAAGCAGCAGAAGAAAGCAAAGAACAAATTGAGGAAGCGTTGCGTGGAGCCGATATGGTATTTGTTACAGCCGGAATGGGCGGTGGAACAGGTACGGGAGCCGCTCCGGTTATTGCCCAGATTTCTAAAGATCTTGGTGCGTTAACGGTTGGCGTTGTGACCCGTCCGTTTACATTTGAAGGACGCAAACGGGCCACACAAGCAGCTAGTGGTATTGAAGCAATGAAAGCATCGGTTGATACGTTAATTGTTATTCCGAACGACCGATTGCTAGAGATCGTTGACAAAAGCACACCAATGCTTGAAGCATTCCGAGAAGCGGATAATGTTTTACGCCAAGGGGTTCAAGGGATATCGGATTTGATCGCTACTCCTGGTTTAATTAACCTGGATTTTGCCGATGTAAAAACAATTATGTCCAATAAAGGATCCGCCCTTATGGGAATCGGGATTGCTTCCGGCGAAAACCGTGCAGCAGAAGCCGCGAAAAAGGCGATTTCGAGCCCATTGCTTGAGACATCTATCGATGGAGCGCAAGGTGTAATCATGAATATCACAGGTGGAACGAATTTAAGCCTTTATGAAGTACAGGAAGCCGCTGATATTGTCGCTTCTGCTTCAGACCAGGAAGTAAACATGATTTTCGGTTCCGTGATTAATGAAAATTTAAAAGACGAAATTGTTGTAACTGTTATTGCGACTGGCTTTAAAGAGTCGGATTTACAGCAGCCGAAGCAGCCACGAGCTGGTTTTGGCCAAATGAAGCAGTCTGTTCAAGCACCTGTTTCTCCACCGAAGCGCGAACTGAGACAAGAAGAGGCCCCTCCACAACAAGAGATGCCATCAAGACAGCCGTCTCAGCCAGCTGAAGAGACCTTAGACATACCGACATTCCTTAGAAATAGAAATAGACGCCGCTAATAAACGGGTAAGCGACAAAGATAAAGGCTGTTCCATTGGGACAGCCTTTATCTTTTTTTATTATAGAACATCTGTTCTCAAAGCGCAATTCTTTCCTCTCTCTAATCTGACAAAAACCGGAATTTTCCTTTAAAAATTGTTTCATTTCCCTTCTATATTGTGACACACTTCTTTTTTATTGCCCGATATACTTTTAATAAATACTCTTATTAAATGCAAGTGAACCTAAAAGGAGGATAGGGTACGTGTGGTTTTATATTTAGACGCGCTATGGCTATTGAATCTACTTGCGGACAGCTTGTTATTGTGGATGACGGCTATCTTTCTGAAAAGATCTGTAAAATGGTATCGCCTCCTAATTGGAGGAGGGATCGGTTCCATTAGTATTTTGTTGATGGTTACACCCTTTGCGGGAGTTGCAGGACACCCATTTGCAAAACTCTCTTTATCAGTAGCGATGGTGTTAGCCGTATTTGGCTATCGGCGATGGAAATACTTTTTGTTAATTTAATGGCCTTTTATTTCTCTACATTTTTAACCGGGGGCATGCTGTTGGGGGCCCATTATTTTATTCAATTTGATATGCAGATGGAGTCGGAATTTTTTCTGGCGGGATTAAAGGGATTTGGAGACCCTATCAGCTGGGTATTTGTCATGTTCGGTTTGCCAATTGCCTTCTATTTTGCCAGGAGCCGGGCAGACGATTTCGAGACAGCAAAACTTCAGCATGATCAACTGCTTGATGTAAAGATCATGATTAACGGCGCGGAATTTCTTTTAAAGGGACTTGTTGATACAGGGAACCAATTACACGATCCTCTTTCTAAAGCGCCTGTTATGTTGGTTTCTATTACTGGTTTAGAGGAACAGTTGCCTAAAGAAGTGGTTAAAGCCGCAGATCAGCCAGAAATTTTGCTTTTCCAGGATGAATATTTGCCAGGGGAATGGCTTGATAAAATGAGATTAATTCCAGCTAAGTCTGTCGGAAAGGCCCATCAGCTACTACCAGCTTTTAAACCCGATTATGTAGAGATTAGCAATGGTCAGAAAAAAGCAGTCGTGTCAAAAGCGCTTGTTTCTTTTACATCTATGAGTTTGTCATCTGACAATCAGTTTTCATGTATTCTGCACCCCAAAATGGCCTTGTCTTTGTCTTATGAAGAAGTATCATAACTTGCGATATTTATTCTTATTAATGAGGAGGTTGCTTTATGAGGAGTTTGCGATTAAAAATCACTTATTATTGGTACAAGCTGCTTATTAAATTGAAGCTGAAAACGGATGAAATTTATTATATTGGCGGAAGTGAGGCGCTTCCCCCACCTTTATCACGGGACGAAGAGGAAAAACTGCTTATCAAGTTGCCGAAAGGCGATCAGGCAGCCAGAGCGCTGCTGATTGAAAGAAACCTGCGGCTTGTTGTCTACATTGCAAGAAAGTTCGAAAACACGGGCATCAATATTGAAGACTTAATTAGTATCGGCACGATTGGTTTAATTAAAGCGGTGAATACGTTTAACCCGGAAAAGAAAATTAAACTAGCCACGTATGCATCCAGATGTATTGAAAATGAAATTTTAATGTACTTGCGTCGCAACAATAAAATTCGTTCAGAGGTATCATTCGATGAACCGTTGAATGTCGACTGGGATGGGAATGAATTGTTGCTTTCGGATGTTCTTGGCACAGATGACGATATCATCACAAGAGACATTGAAGCAGGAGTAGACAGAAGTCTTTTATTTAAAGCGATGGAACATCTGTCTGATAGAGAAAAACAAATCATGGAGCTGCGCTTCGGTCTAAAAGGAGAAGAGGAAAAAACACAGAAAGATGTGGCGGATTTATTAGGAATTTCGCAATCTTATATTTCCAG is from Bacillus sp. PK3_68 and encodes:
- the murD gene encoding UDP-N-acetylmuramoyl-L-alanine--D-glutamate ligase — protein: MKTITNFQHKKILVLGLAKSGVSAALLLHKLGAFVTVNDRQPLNENPEAQHLLEQGIKVICGSHPIELLDEGFEIIVKNPGIPYHNPLVAGAAERGIPVLTEIELAYLISEAPFIGITGTNGKTTTTTLIYEMFKADKKSAVLAGNIGQVASEVVQEAQPKDHVIIELSSFQLLGIDKFRPHIAIITNLYEAHLDYHGTKEEYAQAKLNITKNQTENDFLIVNADQEHLLQLTEKTEAALVPFSTKEMKATGACVQDKYIVFRGEKIIALAEVALPGAHNLENILAAVSAAKLAGVTNEAIKEVLTTFSGVRHRTQFVREWNGRKFYNDSKATNTLATKSALAAFDQPIVLLAGGLDRGNGFDDLIPYMKNVKALITFGETAGKLSETAERAGVEKVVKTENMQQAVRAAYESSAEGDIILLSPACASWDQYKTFEQRGDIFIEAVHTLK
- the spoVE gene encoding stage V sporulation protein E — translated: MPVKKFAPDYVLLILISVLLTIGITMVYSASEIWAEYKFHDAFFFAKRQLLFAVVGFVAMITIMNVEYWTWRRFSKSALIVCFVLLILVLIPGVGMVRNGSQSWIGAGAFSIQPSEFMKLAMIIFLAGYLSENQKHMIYFRKGLLPALGLAFTAFGLIMLQPDLGTGTVMIGTCLVMIFLSGARIFHFALMGFAGIAGFAALVLSAPYRIKRITSFLDPWSDPLGSGFQIIQSLYAIGPGGLFGLGIGGSRQKYYYLPEPQTDFIFAILAEELGFIGGIFTLLLFSLLFWRGIRIALNAPDLFGSFLAAGIISMLAIQVIINIGVVTGLMPVTGITLPFLSYGGSSLTLMLAAFGILLNISRYAKR
- the murG gene encoding undecaprenyldiphospho-muramoylpentapeptide beta-N-acetylglucosaminyltransferase, which codes for MKIVVSGGGTGGHIYPALALIRTIKEKYPETSFLYIGTEKGLESKLVTREDIPFRSIEITGFKRSLSMENVKTVMRFLKGVKECKRMIKEFKPDAVIGTGGYVCGPVVYAAAKLGIPTVIHEQNSVPGLTNKFLSKYVDKVAICFEEAGSFFPENKVVLTGNPRASEVANAKRSNALKNLGLSEKEKTVLIFGGSRGARPINEAVVESLAQFADRPYQVLYITGEVHFEQVQKEAEAAGKPENVVVVPFIHNMPEVLVECDLVVSRAGATTLAELTALGVPSILIPSPYVTNNHQEKNARSLTDHGAAIMLGEKELTSDSLLKNLDNVLLNEDEWHRMKEAAAHLGIKDASERLFAVMLELANK
- a CDS encoding cell division protein FtsQ/DivIB, which gives rise to MFSRSSTYYLIGQIGEPGGKDMEKGKIVSIEERIPKLKKLRKRKTNRRLIFIISLFFLIVLAVGYLQSPLSKVSSIKVEGNELSSNADIIAQSGIKEGDSIWKVGMNRSEKKLESDPKIHQADVSIVFPNKLKISVKEQQKLAYLAKGKKLFPVLNNGTILRDAADGTPEQLPVLYGFKSGKELSRLMRSLEKLPSEIVNSISEIYYAPKKTDSLHIQLFMNDGFEVSATLKTFSDKMVYYPAIVSQLDPNVKGIIDLEVGSYFKAYDSEKGKKAEEPTPQQ
- the ftsA gene encoding cell division protein FtsA — translated: MNSNEVLVSLDIGTSAIKVIIGEMVNESLNIIGVGNVKSKGIRKGSVVDIDETVHSIKKAIEQAERMVGIEIKQVVVGIAGNHALLQPCSGVVAVSSENREITDVDVARVIDASQVMSIPPDREIINVIPKQFIVDGLDEITDPRGMIGVRLEMEGIIVTGSKTFLHNTLRCVERAGLEIMDIVFQPLAAGEVALSKDEQNLGTVLIDIGGGSTTVAAFSQGNIRATAVFPIGGDHITKDLSIGLRTTTEDAEQIKLKHGHAFYDMASEEEVFSVPIIGSDQHQQFSQLEISDIIEARLEEIFEMILDELRHQGVQDVPGGFVLTGGTSALPGILDLAQDVFQNRVRMAIPDYIGVREPQYTASVGLIKYAYKNAKLQGRKVNAVQEPIMVPESRHEEPLPPKKAKPEKQPEQKLTSRVKKFFGYFFEE
- the ftsZ gene encoding cell division protein FtsZ, with product MLEFDTNLDSLATIKVIGVGGGGNNAVNRMIEHGVQGVEFIAVNTDAQALNLSKAEVKMQIGSKLTRGLGAGANPEVGKKAAEESKEQIEEALRGADMVFVTAGMGGGTGTGAAPVIAQISKDLGALTVGVVTRPFTFEGRKRATQAASGIEAMKASVDTLIVIPNDRLLEIVDKSTPMLEAFREADNVLRQGVQGISDLIATPGLINLDFADVKTIMSNKGSALMGIGIASGENRAAEAAKKAISSPLLETSIDGAQGVIMNITGGTNLSLYEVQEAADIVASASDQEVNMIFGSVINENLKDEIVVTVIATGFKESDLQQPKQPRAGFGQMKQSVQAPVSPPKRELRQEEAPPQQEMPSRQPSQPAEETLDIPTFLRNRNRRR
- the sigE gene encoding RNA polymerase sporulation sigma factor SigE, which codes for MRSLRLKITYYWYKLLIKLKLKTDEIYYIGGSEALPPPLSRDEEEKLLIKLPKGDQAARALLIERNLRLVVYIARKFENTGINIEDLISIGTIGLIKAVNTFNPEKKIKLATYASRCIENEILMYLRRNNKIRSEVSFDEPLNVDWDGNELLLSDVLGTDDDIITRDIEAGVDRSLLFKAMEHLSDREKQIMELRFGLKGEEEKTQKDVADLLGISQSYISRLEKRIIQRLQKEFNKMV